In Actinoplanes derwentensis, the following proteins share a genomic window:
- a CDS encoding FadR/GntR family transcriptional regulator — MGTDRASARSVVFAPLDPHSRAETVVRRLTDAITFGLLTDAQQLPSEADLAAQFGVSRVTVREALVALRQQNLVETRRGRGGGSFVRTPAAKDDLRTRLTELSLPTVRDTADHYAAIAGAAARLAAQRADADDILRIEEVDADASGPLHRMERAYHLEVAAVAQSARLAREEIRFATELGTLLWSPVLPDGDNAYDPHADHRGITAAIAAGDGDLARKLTEDHLERAVERLVTLHLTLIEQ, encoded by the coding sequence ATGGGGACGGACCGAGCCAGCGCGCGATCCGTGGTGTTCGCACCGCTGGACCCGCACAGCCGCGCCGAGACAGTGGTCCGCCGGCTCACCGACGCCATCACGTTCGGGCTGCTCACCGACGCCCAGCAGCTCCCCAGCGAAGCCGACCTGGCGGCCCAGTTCGGGGTCTCCCGGGTGACCGTGCGGGAGGCTCTTGTCGCGTTGCGCCAGCAGAACCTGGTGGAGACCCGGCGTGGCCGGGGCGGCGGCAGTTTCGTGCGTACACCGGCCGCGAAAGACGATCTGCGCACCAGGCTGACCGAGCTGAGCCTGCCCACCGTGCGGGACACCGCCGACCACTACGCCGCGATCGCCGGAGCCGCGGCCCGGCTGGCCGCCCAGCGTGCCGACGCCGACGACATCCTGCGCATCGAAGAGGTGGACGCCGACGCCTCCGGGCCGCTGCACCGGATGGAGCGGGCCTACCACCTGGAGGTCGCGGCGGTCGCGCAGAGTGCCCGGCTGGCCCGCGAGGAGATCCGGTTCGCGACCGAGCTCGGAACGCTGCTCTGGTCGCCGGTTCTGCCCGACGGCGATAACGCATATGATCCGCACGCGGACCATCGCGGGATCACGGCGGCCATCGCGGCGGGCGACGGTGACCTGGCCCGGAAGTTGACCGAGGATCACCTGGAGAGGGCCGTCGAGCGGCTGGTCACCCTGCACCTGACGCTGATCGAGCAGTGA
- a CDS encoding SDR family oxidoreductase — protein sequence MDRTALVTGASSGIGRSTAAALVARGYRVLGTSRDPAALKPEQRADGVEYLALDLTDDASIESLAPELAGVDVLVNNAGESQSGPIEELPGEALRRLFQINVFGPVRLTQLVLPGMRERGRGRVVMVGSMLASFPLAYRSAYVASKAAIKGFSNGARHELSPFGVWLTTVEPGSIATGISERRTEYSAGNSPYRDDLATMLAALNRNERDGITAERVAATIVSAIEAPRPKARYAVGSNAPLVFGLRRLLPGGLVEKIMHRKYGLSR from the coding sequence ATGGATCGCACTGCGTTGGTCACCGGAGCGTCGTCGGGTATCGGCAGATCGACGGCGGCCGCTCTCGTGGCCCGCGGTTACCGGGTGCTCGGGACCAGCCGCGATCCGGCGGCACTCAAGCCGGAGCAACGTGCCGACGGGGTGGAGTACCTGGCTCTGGACCTCACCGACGACGCGTCGATCGAGAGCCTCGCGCCGGAGCTGGCCGGGGTGGACGTGCTGGTCAACAACGCGGGCGAGAGCCAGTCCGGTCCGATCGAGGAGTTGCCGGGCGAAGCACTGCGGCGGCTGTTCCAGATCAACGTGTTCGGGCCGGTGCGGCTGACCCAGTTGGTGCTGCCGGGGATGCGCGAGCGCGGGCGGGGCCGGGTCGTGATGGTCGGGTCGATGCTGGCGTCGTTCCCGCTGGCCTACCGGTCGGCCTATGTCGCCTCGAAAGCCGCGATCAAAGGTTTCAGCAACGGGGCCCGGCACGAGCTGAGCCCGTTCGGGGTGTGGCTGACCACCGTCGAACCGGGGTCGATCGCCACCGGCATCAGCGAGCGGCGCACCGAGTACAGCGCCGGGAACTCCCCGTACCGCGACGATCTCGCGACGATGCTGGCCGCCCTGAACCGCAACGAACGCGACGGCATCACCGCCGAACGGGTCGCCGCGACCATCGTGTCCGCGATCGAGGCGCCCCGCCCGAAAGCCCGTTACGCGGTCGGCAGCAACGCTCCGCTGGTGTTCGGGCTGCGGCGCCTGCTGCCCGGCGGTCTCGTCGAGAAGATCATGCACCGCAAATACGGCCTCAGTCGGTAG
- a CDS encoding ABC transporter substrate-binding protein, with protein sequence MRSGRIVMAALAAGVLTLAGCGGGSASTGSGPGGLTVPKIDELAALGAGEGQVNVVSWAGYVEDGSTDKTVDWVTGFEKETGCQVNNKIAGTSDEMVTLMKTGEYDVVSASGDASLRLIYGGDVAPVNTDLIVNYKDVFDGLKNKQWNSVDGASYGVPHGRGANLLMYRTDTVTPAPTSWSAVFDPASPYQGKITAYDSPIYIADAALYLMKTRPDLKITNPYALDDTQFQAAVDLLKQQNKLIGEYWSDYTKEVQAFKAGNSVIGTTWQVIQNLTKADGAPVEAILPSEGATGWSDTWMIAAKAKHPNCSYLWMNHIISPQANAGVAEWFGEAPSNKLSCALTADKNHCATFHADDEDYFKQVWYWTTPLAQCVDGRTDVTCKDYAAWTQAWTTIKG encoded by the coding sequence ATGCGAAGCGGAAGAATAGTGATGGCGGCCCTGGCCGCGGGTGTGCTGACACTGGCCGGCTGTGGCGGCGGCTCCGCATCGACCGGTTCCGGTCCCGGCGGCCTCACCGTCCCGAAGATCGACGAACTGGCCGCGCTCGGGGCCGGTGAGGGACAGGTCAACGTCGTCTCGTGGGCCGGTTACGTCGAGGACGGATCCACCGACAAGACCGTCGACTGGGTCACCGGGTTCGAGAAGGAGACCGGCTGCCAGGTCAACAACAAGATCGCCGGTACGTCCGACGAGATGGTCACGCTGATGAAGACCGGCGAGTACGACGTGGTGTCCGCCTCCGGTGACGCCTCGTTGCGCCTGATCTACGGCGGTGACGTCGCCCCGGTCAACACCGACCTGATCGTCAACTACAAAGACGTCTTCGACGGCCTCAAGAACAAGCAGTGGAACTCGGTCGACGGCGCCTCCTACGGCGTCCCGCACGGCCGCGGCGCCAACCTGCTGATGTACCGCACCGACACGGTCACCCCGGCCCCCACCTCGTGGAGCGCTGTCTTCGACCCGGCGTCCCCGTACCAGGGCAAGATCACCGCCTACGACTCGCCGATCTATATCGCGGACGCGGCGCTGTACCTGATGAAGACCAGACCCGACCTCAAGATCACTAATCCGTACGCCCTCGACGACACGCAGTTCCAGGCGGCCGTCGACCTGCTCAAGCAGCAGAACAAGCTGATCGGCGAGTACTGGTCCGACTACACCAAAGAAGTGCAGGCGTTCAAGGCCGGCAACTCCGTGATCGGCACCACCTGGCAGGTCATCCAGAACCTCACCAAGGCCGACGGCGCGCCCGTCGAGGCGATCCTGCCCAGCGAAGGCGCCACCGGCTGGTCCGACACCTGGATGATCGCGGCCAAGGCCAAGCACCCGAACTGCTCCTACCTGTGGATGAACCACATCATCTCGCCGCAGGCCAACGCCGGAGTCGCCGAATGGTTCGGTGAGGCCCCGTCGAACAAACTGTCCTGCGCGCTCACCGCCGACAAGAACCACTGCGCCACCTTCCACGCCGACGACGAGGACTACTTCAAGCAGGTCTGGTACTGGACCACGCCCCTCGCCCAGTGCGTCGACGGCCGGACCGACGTGACCTGCAAGGACTATGCGGCCTGGACCCAGGCCTGGACCACCATCAAGGGATAG
- a CDS encoding cache domain-containing protein, translating to MAIHVTTALAEHVTDLAESTFAVVSELRTATSLSDLSGLRPRVIAAVSGLISGAGVITTGNELEWWMGPGPTRLELDLDPTSDTYVDVQRQQWFTIPRETGRRHVTGPYVDYVCAEQYALTFTEPIHDDDGAFAGIAGADVFVADFERALRPALRTVGSPTALVNTHGRVVAGTTAQHLAGSLIRDAQIRDALIRQTPMTLPGGVSLTPCGTLPLTVLTWP from the coding sequence GTGGCGATCCATGTAACGACAGCCCTGGCCGAACACGTCACCGATCTCGCCGAGAGCACGTTCGCCGTCGTCAGCGAGCTGCGCACCGCGACCTCTCTCAGCGATCTGTCCGGGTTGCGGCCGCGGGTGATCGCGGCGGTGAGCGGCCTGATCTCCGGTGCCGGCGTGATCACCACCGGAAACGAGCTGGAGTGGTGGATGGGACCCGGCCCCACCCGGCTGGAACTGGACCTCGACCCCACCAGTGACACCTATGTCGACGTCCAGCGGCAACAGTGGTTCACGATCCCCCGCGAGACCGGCCGCCGTCACGTCACCGGGCCCTACGTCGACTACGTCTGCGCCGAGCAGTACGCCCTGACGTTCACCGAGCCGATCCACGACGACGACGGCGCTTTTGCCGGGATAGCCGGGGCGGACGTCTTCGTGGCCGATTTCGAACGCGCCCTGCGCCCGGCGCTGCGCACCGTCGGCAGCCCCACCGCCCTGGTCAACACGCACGGCCGGGTGGTCGCCGGCACCACCGCCCAGCATCTGGCGGGTTCGCTGATCCGGGACGCGCAGATCCGCGACGCGCTGATCCGGCAGACCCCGATGACCTTGCCCGGCGGGGTCAGCCTGACACCGTGCGGCACCCTGCCTTTGACGGTCCTGACCTGGCCATAA
- a CDS encoding sensor histidine kinase, with protein sequence MRTGWRLLAAPLAVWLVLTCVGTGVLWWVEHSTKKAVIQRYHLRADLAAEFVTSFVDDLIARQREQAKAFLSDQVVDSRDFTRTVGGFGYPAAVLLDAGGRVLQVVPANPAVEGQRLADRYAHLRTAVREGRAAVSPMVPSAAQGVPVVAIAVPFSTRFGLRVFSGAVAVSDHSPLSAYLSSAIQLTGVKIHLVDSAGVVVAANHAHPEGVTMFAADETDLSAAMSRAGRGRYRENGEWWQYTSQPIPGTPWRLSASTTENVLYASTADSRAAGRAALITASVVGLLVVVATVRARRSRHQLGYSEQRFRKLFDNSRIGMAMADLDGRFFRVNPALCVMLGRPESDLVGVNFATLTHPEDLPGCLHLIQDCLSGRTDGFDMEKRYLHADGRSVEVIITASLLHDQAGRAQYFATQIVDVTERRMLERARRDDAAELQQHAARLENANEQMGDFMAMLSHDVRQPLTTIVSAGEMLAEDWTDMEDETRRHYLRRMTSAGHRAEQLVSEILTLAQMDSGALNARPARLDVALVARQAVAAQDSADPTNTATVTGPDRVFAYADPVHLALLLGNLLANAVKYGAPPIQIAVKHDHDRVQVKISDHGEGVPAAFIPHLFERFTRAETGVATTKSGTGLGLYLVARLAEASGATITYQPNQPRGAVFVLSLPCSPSPALPTSTKPATPIKIG encoded by the coding sequence ATGCGGACGGGGTGGCGCCTCCTGGCCGCGCCGCTAGCGGTGTGGCTGGTACTGACGTGTGTAGGCACCGGCGTCCTGTGGTGGGTGGAACACAGCACCAAGAAGGCCGTGATCCAGCGCTACCATCTTCGCGCCGACCTGGCCGCCGAGTTCGTCACCTCGTTCGTCGACGACCTGATCGCCCGGCAGCGGGAACAGGCCAAAGCCTTCCTCAGCGACCAGGTCGTGGACTCCCGGGACTTCACCCGCACCGTCGGCGGCTTCGGTTACCCGGCCGCCGTCCTGCTCGACGCCGGAGGCCGGGTGCTGCAGGTCGTCCCAGCGAACCCGGCAGTCGAGGGGCAGCGACTCGCCGACCGTTACGCGCATCTGCGGACCGCGGTCCGGGAAGGCCGGGCCGCGGTGTCGCCGATGGTGCCGTCGGCCGCACAGGGTGTGCCGGTGGTCGCGATCGCCGTGCCGTTCAGCACCCGGTTCGGGTTGCGGGTCTTCTCCGGCGCGGTGGCCGTCTCGGATCACAGCCCGCTCTCCGCCTACCTGTCCAGCGCCATCCAGCTGACCGGCGTGAAGATCCATCTGGTGGACTCTGCCGGAGTCGTCGTCGCCGCCAACCACGCACACCCGGAGGGCGTGACCATGTTCGCAGCGGACGAGACCGACCTGTCCGCCGCGATGTCGCGCGCCGGCCGGGGCCGCTACCGCGAGAACGGCGAATGGTGGCAGTACACGTCCCAGCCGATCCCCGGCACCCCGTGGCGACTGTCCGCCTCGACCACCGAGAACGTGCTGTACGCCTCCACCGCCGACAGCCGCGCCGCCGGCCGGGCCGCACTGATCACCGCCTCGGTCGTCGGCCTGCTCGTGGTCGTGGCCACCGTCCGGGCCCGCCGCAGCCGCCACCAACTGGGCTACAGCGAACAACGGTTCCGCAAACTGTTCGACAACTCCCGCATCGGCATGGCCATGGCCGACCTCGACGGCCGGTTCTTCCGGGTCAACCCGGCTCTCTGCGTCATGCTCGGCCGCCCCGAGTCGGACCTGGTCGGCGTGAACTTCGCCACCCTCACCCACCCCGAGGACCTGCCCGGCTGCCTGCACCTGATCCAGGACTGCCTGTCCGGGCGTACCGACGGCTTCGACATGGAGAAGCGGTACCTGCACGCCGACGGCCGCTCCGTCGAAGTGATCATCACCGCGAGTCTGCTGCACGACCAGGCGGGCCGGGCCCAGTACTTCGCCACCCAGATCGTCGACGTGACCGAACGCCGCATGCTGGAACGCGCCCGCCGCGACGACGCCGCCGAACTCCAGCAGCACGCCGCCCGCCTGGAGAACGCCAACGAGCAGATGGGCGACTTCATGGCGATGCTCAGCCACGACGTACGCCAGCCACTCACCACCATCGTGTCGGCCGGCGAGATGCTCGCCGAGGACTGGACCGACATGGAGGACGAGACCCGCCGGCACTACCTACGCCGGATGACCTCGGCCGGCCACCGCGCCGAACAGCTGGTCAGCGAGATCCTCACGCTCGCCCAGATGGACTCCGGGGCACTCAACGCCCGCCCCGCCCGCCTCGACGTGGCCCTCGTGGCCCGCCAGGCGGTGGCCGCCCAGGACTCCGCCGACCCGACGAACACCGCCACCGTCACCGGCCCCGACCGGGTGTTCGCCTACGCCGACCCGGTCCACCTGGCACTACTGCTCGGCAACCTGCTGGCGAACGCCGTCAAATACGGCGCCCCGCCCATCCAGATCGCGGTGAAACACGACCACGACCGGGTCCAGGTGAAGATCAGCGACCACGGCGAGGGCGTACCCGCCGCTTTCATCCCGCACCTGTTCGAACGCTTCACCCGAGCCGAAACCGGCGTGGCCACCACCAAATCCGGCACCGGCCTGGGCCTCTACCTGGTCGCCCGCCTGGCCGAAGCCTCCGGCGCCACCATCACCTACCAGCCCAACCAGCCCCGCGGCGCCGTCTTCGTCCTCTCCCTGCCGTGCTCCCCCAGCCCAGCCCTGCCGACCTCCACCAAACCCGCAACCCCGATCAAAATCGGCTAA
- a CDS encoding SGNH/GDSL hydrolase family protein, with protein MRRAAWLSVLLTAGCTAPLPPSPEPGPSLSAAPAKQEPDERPWAGTWATAVESGGRSFGKHTLRQIVHTSIGGDTARVRLTNEFGTRPLMVGAVRLARPVSGGVIDPATDRAVTFGGRTSVTIPVGTTAVSDKVSFDVPVDGDVAISAWLPSATGPSTRHGIAVQHNYVAAGEQVSAARLSGVRTETSWFFLSGLDVRGDGGAVVAFGASITDGLGTRSGANERWPDLLSDRLRQAGHRVGVLNVGISGNRFTADGRGESGVNRFERDVLSRPGVRWVIISDDALNDLGAADPPPASRLIATLRQLTARAHSAGVRVICSTLTPYQGAGYWSPQGESGRAEINAFLRSGGSGCDFVLDQDRATHDPAAPARFRAGFDSGDHLHPSPAGMRAIADAADLSWFAG; from the coding sequence ATGCGGCGGGCGGCATGGCTATCGGTGCTGCTCACCGCCGGATGCACGGCTCCGCTGCCACCGTCACCGGAGCCGGGACCGTCGCTTTCCGCGGCTCCGGCGAAACAGGAACCGGACGAACGACCGTGGGCCGGCACCTGGGCGACCGCGGTCGAGAGCGGCGGCCGGTCGTTCGGCAAGCACACGCTGCGGCAGATCGTGCACACCAGCATCGGCGGTGACACCGCGCGGGTGCGGTTGACGAACGAGTTCGGGACCCGGCCGCTGATGGTCGGGGCGGTGCGCCTGGCCCGGCCCGTCTCCGGTGGTGTGATCGATCCGGCGACCGACCGGGCGGTGACGTTCGGTGGCCGGACGTCGGTCACGATTCCGGTGGGTACGACGGCGGTCAGTGACAAGGTGTCCTTCGACGTGCCGGTGGACGGTGATGTGGCGATCAGCGCCTGGCTGCCGTCGGCGACCGGCCCGAGTACCCGGCACGGGATCGCGGTACAGCACAACTACGTCGCCGCCGGAGAGCAGGTGTCGGCGGCGAGACTGTCCGGGGTTCGTACCGAGACCAGCTGGTTCTTCCTGTCCGGTCTGGACGTGCGCGGTGACGGTGGGGCGGTCGTCGCGTTCGGGGCGTCGATCACCGACGGCCTGGGGACACGGTCCGGTGCCAACGAGCGCTGGCCCGACCTGTTGTCCGACCGGCTGCGGCAGGCCGGGCACCGGGTCGGGGTGCTCAACGTGGGCATCAGCGGCAACCGGTTCACCGCGGACGGCCGGGGTGAGAGTGGCGTGAACCGGTTCGAACGGGACGTGCTGAGCCGGCCGGGTGTCCGGTGGGTGATCATCTCCGACGACGCGCTGAACGATCTGGGTGCGGCCGATCCACCTCCGGCGTCCCGGTTGATCGCCACGTTGCGGCAGTTGACGGCCCGGGCTCACTCGGCGGGGGTACGGGTGATCTGCTCGACGTTGACGCCGTACCAGGGTGCCGGTTATTGGTCGCCGCAAGGCGAATCGGGCCGTGCCGAGATCAACGCCTTCCTCCGTTCCGGCGGCAGCGGCTGTGATTTCGTTCTGGATCAGGATCGGGCCACCCACGATCCGGCCGCGCCGGCCCGGTTCCGGGCTGGCTTCGACTCCGGTGACCATCTACATCCGTCGCCGGCGGGCATGCGGGCGATCGCCGACGCCGCCGACCTGTCGTGGTTCGCCGGTTGA
- a CDS encoding ABC transporter permease, giving the protein MSTLGSYLHRHPRLRLAGLLSAPLLWLVVAYLGALAVLLVSAFWTVNGFTGDVVREFSLANFRTLITEEVYRNVALRSLGVATAVTVICVVIAVPMAFFMAKVASPRSRHWLVIAILTPLWASYLVKAYAWRILLANGGPVDSLLGGPGSGPGYGLVATVIVLSYLWLPYMILPIYAGLERLPDSLLEASADLGARAGRTFRSVVLPTLVPSVFAGSIFTFSLSLGDYITVQIVGGKSQLIGNLVYANIGAANNLPFAAAIATVPVLIMVIYLLAVRRSGALEEL; this is encoded by the coding sequence GTGTCCACTCTCGGTTCGTACCTGCACCGGCACCCGCGCCTGCGCCTGGCCGGCCTGCTCTCCGCCCCACTGCTCTGGCTGGTCGTCGCCTACCTCGGCGCGCTCGCAGTACTGCTGGTGTCAGCGTTCTGGACCGTGAACGGATTCACCGGGGACGTGGTCCGGGAGTTCTCCCTGGCGAACTTCCGGACCCTGATCACCGAGGAGGTCTACCGCAACGTCGCCCTGCGCAGCCTCGGCGTCGCCACCGCCGTCACGGTGATCTGCGTGGTGATCGCCGTGCCGATGGCCTTCTTCATGGCCAAGGTCGCTTCGCCGCGATCCCGGCACTGGCTGGTCATCGCGATCCTCACCCCACTGTGGGCCAGTTACCTGGTCAAGGCCTACGCGTGGCGGATCCTGCTGGCCAACGGCGGCCCCGTCGACTCGTTGCTCGGCGGCCCCGGATCAGGCCCCGGCTACGGGCTGGTCGCCACCGTCATCGTGCTGTCGTACCTGTGGCTGCCCTACATGATCCTGCCGATCTACGCCGGACTGGAACGCCTGCCCGACTCCCTGCTGGAAGCCTCCGCCGACCTGGGCGCCCGCGCCGGCCGGACCTTCCGCTCGGTGGTCCTGCCGACCCTGGTCCCGTCGGTCTTCGCCGGCTCGATCTTCACCTTCTCGCTGTCGCTGGGCGACTACATCACCGTCCAGATCGTCGGCGGCAAATCCCAGCTGATCGGCAACCTCGTCTACGCCAACATCGGCGCCGCCAACAACCTCCCCTTCGCCGCCGCCATCGCCACCGTGCCCGTCCTGATCATGGTCATCTACCTGCTGGCGGTCCGCCGCTCCGGCGCCCTGGAGGAGCTGTGA
- a CDS encoding ABC transporter ATP-binding protein → MTAVSVPAIRLAGLRKSFGAVDAVAGIDLEIADGEFFSMLGPSGSGKTTVLRMIAGFELPTAGTVHLGDRDVTRLAPFERDVNTVFQDYALFPHMTVQENVEYGLKVRGVPRSARRAQAAEALESVRLDGFGGRRPAAMSGGQRQRVALARALVNRPKVLLLDEPLGALDLKLREQMQVELKAIQREVGITFVFVTHDQDEALTMSDRVAVFEAGRVAQVGTPAEVYERPASSFVAGFVGTSNVFTGDVATALFKRQGTFSVRPEKVDLTADSGAPGVVAEVVYAGAVTRYVVDLDAGSRAVVVSQNRHNGAPLVTRGDRVHLSWRDEHVVEIPSVVQS, encoded by the coding sequence GTGACCGCTGTTTCCGTCCCGGCGATCCGGCTCGCCGGGCTTCGCAAGTCGTTCGGCGCCGTCGACGCGGTGGCCGGCATCGACCTGGAGATCGCCGACGGTGAGTTCTTCTCCATGCTCGGGCCGTCCGGCTCCGGCAAGACCACCGTGCTGCGGATGATCGCCGGATTCGAACTGCCCACCGCCGGAACCGTCCACCTCGGCGACCGCGACGTGACCCGCCTCGCCCCGTTCGAACGCGACGTCAACACGGTCTTCCAGGACTACGCGCTGTTCCCGCACATGACCGTGCAGGAGAACGTCGAATACGGCCTCAAAGTGCGGGGAGTCCCTCGCTCCGCACGCCGAGCCCAGGCCGCCGAAGCGCTGGAATCCGTGCGCCTCGACGGATTCGGCGGTCGCCGGCCGGCCGCCATGTCCGGCGGTCAGCGGCAGCGCGTCGCCTTGGCCCGTGCACTGGTCAACCGGCCCAAAGTGCTGCTGCTCGACGAACCGCTCGGCGCCCTCGACCTGAAACTGCGCGAACAGATGCAGGTCGAACTCAAGGCCATCCAGCGTGAGGTCGGCATCACCTTCGTCTTCGTCACCCACGACCAGGACGAGGCGCTCACCATGAGCGACCGGGTCGCGGTCTTCGAAGCGGGGCGGGTCGCCCAGGTCGGCACACCGGCCGAGGTGTACGAGCGGCCGGCCAGCTCGTTCGTCGCCGGCTTCGTCGGTACGTCCAACGTCTTCACCGGTGACGTCGCCACGGCTCTCTTCAAGCGGCAGGGCACCTTCTCGGTACGTCCGGAGAAGGTCGACCTCACGGCGGATTCCGGAGCCCCCGGTGTCGTCGCCGAGGTCGTTTACGCGGGTGCCGTCACTCGGTACGTGGTCGACCTCGACGCGGGCAGCCGTGCCGTGGTCGTCTCGCAGAACCGCCACAACGGCGCGCCGCTGGTGACCCGAGGTGATCGGGTCCATCTGAGCTGGCGTGACGAGCACGTCGTCGAGATTCCATCTGTCGTTCAGTCGTGA
- a CDS encoding DoxX family protein, with protein MGLKEVAQGVLGAVLTFAGITHLTVARQEFQAQVPDWFPIGADLVVIASGIVEISLGVALLAVWRQPARRWLGVIVALFFVVIFPGNVAQWLEHKDGFGLNTDGARLARLFFQPLLVIWALAATLPPKKSTD; from the coding sequence ATGGGTCTCAAAGAGGTAGCACAGGGCGTTCTCGGCGCCGTTCTGACTTTCGCCGGGATCACTCATCTGACCGTGGCCCGGCAGGAGTTCCAGGCGCAGGTGCCGGACTGGTTCCCGATCGGCGCCGACCTGGTGGTGATCGCCTCCGGCATCGTGGAGATCAGTCTCGGGGTGGCACTGCTGGCCGTGTGGCGGCAACCGGCCCGCCGATGGCTCGGGGTGATCGTGGCGCTGTTCTTCGTGGTGATCTTCCCGGGCAACGTCGCCCAGTGGCTGGAACACAAGGACGGCTTCGGCCTGAACACCGACGGCGCCCGGCTGGCGCGATTGTTCTTCCAGCCGCTGCTGGTGATCTGGGCGCTGGCCGCGACGCTGCCGCCGAAGAAATCTACCGACTGA